The following are encoded together in the Streptomyces rapamycinicus NRRL 5491 genome:
- a CDS encoding IclR family transcriptional regulator, producing the protein MGAQTVPTLISSVQRAFRLMEAVGAHEGGAPAKRLARETGLPLATTYHLLRTMAHEGYLSRLDDGGFVIGDKLRALESGSREQAMLARVRPALAALRDELSAAAYLTFYDEGEIRVADIVDGPQAPRVDLWVGCEDAGHATALGKCVLRELDDEARHDYLSRHPLVDLTPRTVTRSDDLLRRLDSPTGSPLVADLEEYALGTVCFAVPVYYGDRLGSLGISLRADRLARLAELDPHRELFRTRLVPTASRVSRNLSLTI; encoded by the coding sequence ATGGGTGCTCAAACGGTGCCTACGCTGATCTCATCCGTTCAGCGGGCTTTCCGGCTGATGGAGGCAGTGGGCGCGCACGAGGGCGGTGCGCCGGCCAAGCGGCTCGCCCGGGAGACCGGGTTGCCGCTGGCGACCACGTACCACCTGCTGCGGACGATGGCCCACGAAGGCTATCTGTCCCGGCTGGACGACGGCGGCTTCGTGATCGGGGACAAGCTGCGCGCCCTCGAGTCCGGCAGCCGTGAGCAGGCGATGCTCGCCCGGGTCCGGCCCGCCCTGGCCGCGCTGCGCGACGAGCTCTCCGCCGCCGCGTATCTCACCTTCTACGACGAGGGCGAGATCCGGGTCGCGGACATCGTCGATGGCCCGCAGGCGCCCCGGGTCGATCTGTGGGTGGGGTGCGAGGACGCCGGGCACGCCACCGCGCTGGGCAAGTGCGTGCTGCGCGAGCTGGACGACGAGGCCCGCCACGACTATCTCTCCCGCCATCCGCTCGTCGATCTCACCCCGCGCACCGTCACCCGCTCCGACGACCTGCTGCGCCGCCTGGACTCCCCGACTGGAAGTCCCCTGGTCGCGGACCTGGAGGAGTACGCCCTGGGCACGGTCTGCTTCGCGGTGCCGGTCTACTACGGGGACCGGCTCGGCTCGCTCGGGATCTCGCTGCGGGCGGACCGGCTGGCCCGGCTGGCGGAGCTGGATCCGCACCGTGAGCTGTTCCGGACCCGCCTGGTGCCGACGGCGAGCCGGGTGAGCAGGAACCTCTCGCTCACTATCTGA